tttttgagacagggtctcactacatactcctggttagcctggaacttcctatgtacatcaggctgtctctgcctccaaagtaggCCACTGCACACAACTTTGCTATCTTTTAATCAAATTGATTgtctatttttttatatttcttattatattcaattttttttttttttttttttttttttactgggtgTGTACTcctgcatggaggtcagaggaaaacttgcagaAATCAGTTGCCTCCTTTCACTGTGCGGTCCCAGGACAGCAGAAGAGTCCATGCTGTTTTCATGTATAGCTGCTCCATGATTATCTTTTCCTATGTTTGTTGGCCCACAGCAGCCAATCacacaaaacattattttcaagACATTCTAAAAACAAGCCTAGTatcttttaaaatctctctctacACTTAGGAAAAGCCCTCCCTGTATCAACTTGAGAGGGCAGCTGGCTGTGCTCATACTGCTCAAAGGCAAGCTTGCCTTCTAGAGCAGCTAACTTCCAGACAGGAAGAGAGACCAGGGTAGTGACAGATACAATGGTCCAGCTATCAGAGGAAAAGGCCAAGCTCGCCCCCTGGTGGCAAACAGAGacaatagaaggaaaaaatattaaaaaggcacacacacacaaaggcaaaaaaaaaaaagtgcagccACCATGATGAATACATTCCATCCTGCCAGGGTCTGGAGAACAAGAGCTCAACAGATTAAAAAACAGTTCATTCATCTTGACAGTTTGACATGTTCAGTCCTGCctggcatagtggtacatgcctgcacCAGGGGCTGAGGCAAggctgagagttcaagaccagcataggCAGCACAAGGGCCTGTTCAAAAAAGAAGTCAGCCAGTGGTGGCCCataagcactcaggaagcagaggcaggcagatcaaggacagcctagtctacagagggagtcaGTCCTAGGACAGCccgggctgttacacagagaaaccctgtcttgaatccctacccccaacccccaaccatacacacaaagaaaaaggctCTGTTCAGAGGACACTTTGTGCTATCCTGTCACTAACTCCTAGCTGGAGCTGCTTTAGGACTCATCTGTCTTCCCATGAGGAGCAGAGGCAGCTGAGGAGGTTAATTTTTAAGTTGGATTTGTCTTGTCTAGAGGAGGGGATGCTTTGGTTTTGTCTTGTCTAGAGGAGGGGATGCTTTGGTTTTGTCTTCTTTGGCAAACCAAAGGCACACTATAACCACCCTTCAACCTTCATGTGGTATACAGCTCCTGATCCTATCAATCTGTGGAAAGGTCTGATTGGAAAGGCAAGGAGCCCACACCGTGGTTATATAAGGCAGAGGGTGGCAGTCGTGACTGCTGCTGTTCTTACCTCCTCAGGACCTCTGTTATGCAAATTAGGATACTTTGTAATTTTCAAGCTCTTCCAATAGCTGATTCTTTGAGGCCTGTGGCTACTAAATTTCCCAACTTCTCTTTGTCTCCCCAACCCCAAAAGACTATGGCTCTACAGTTTGCGGCTCCTATTTTTCAGAGGTCCAGTTTAGAAATTAAGACCCCCATAACATGCGTGTCTGCACAGAATACACACAAAGGATTGTTTACTAAAACACACACTTCCAGCCACTCCCAGCAGGTGACACTCTGGAGCAGATAGCACTGACTGACCTCCAAGGGCTTATCTGGTCTCACAGAAGAGGTGCCAGTGTCAAGCTGTCTGTTGCTTGGAAGGGAGAGTGGATCACACATTACCCAAATGTTACAGGTTGGACATTTTTCTGCTGTTCTTTGTGCAGCTGCTGGGCCCTGTTTTTCAGCATTTCGGCCTTGGCCTCATCCTTATCAACACCATCCCCCAGTTTGTACATTCGGCTGGCATTTGCGCAGGCCCAGACGTGGCCCAGGTCACAGGCCTTCATTGAATATTTACATGCCAGACCCATGTCCTTGGGAAAGCCAGGGGCACCCTGTAGAAACATGGTGCTGAGGTTGAAGCAACTGGCTGCATAGTTGCCATCACAGGCCCTGGTGTAGTAGTCCCTGGCCTTTCTCAGGTCAGGCTGGCCATCCTCATTGATCTGTCCATCATGTGCCAGGAGTCCAACATTGTGACAGGATTCCACAGACTTCTTCCCTGGTTTCTCACAGGCCATCAGAAAGCAGGCAGATGCAGCCTTTAGGTCCTGAGTCAGGCCACCtacaaacagcaaacaaagaaaaagtaaactcAAGGGCTGggcagatagctcagtggtagagatcTTGCCTAACAATGTCAGAAGtcttgggtttaatccccagtacctCCCGCTACCCACCAGCCAGGGCTGAACCTATCTGTTTCTGGCCAAGGTTAGGGAATAATCCCTCAGTCAAGTCCTGTGAGCTGAAGTAACATGAAGGAAGGCAGCCAGTGTGGTAGCCATGGAATCTTTGGTTCATGTGCTAGCTTatagggaagccaagacaggaagagACATGTCAACTTAAGAGCACCAAGGACTACCACATGGGGCTATAGTGAGAACAGAGCATTtctaaaataagcaaatgaatgtTTCTTAATCTAAATATATAGTTGGCCCTACATATTTATGAGTTCTGCATATGCAGATTCCATTAGTTATGAACACTTTTATAGCATTCAAACCAGACAGCAGCTGCAAATTTAACCAACCATGGACTGAAAacattcagggaaaaaaaaacacgtCTGTGATAAAAATATATGGACTTTCCCCTGTCACTCCCGGAACAGTACATGGTACAACTATTTACATTAGTGTTTAGACTGATTAGGTAGCACAAGCAGAAACTATTTGAAGTGAGGAGAGGGTGGGTGGGTGTTTATACCAATTCTCTGTGCACAAGAATGGGAAGCACCTAAGCATTCTGATCCTACAAAGCTCTTGGAAATAATCTTCCAGGGCAGACCAAAGGGGGGTGGGGAGCTAacatgtgtgtggtacatgtctttaatcccagcatttgggaggcagaggcagatggatgcctgtgagttccaaaacagccagagctacctaaTGGAAAGACCctattacaaacaaaacaaacaaagtcaaaaaaagcttaagaaaagaaagaaatgtcacgGGGACTGGGAatggtgacatatgcctgtaaCGCTgtagcactgaggaagcagaggcaggagaatccaaaGTTTGAGATCATCTAAGCTACATAATAAagttgtttcaaaaaaaaaaagtagcattcAACCTTCTCTTATGTATtcagtgtggtggcttgaaaaaaaaaatgcccctcaaaaggagtggcactattaggtgtggccttttagggtagatgtggtcttgttggagaaagggtGTGTCATTGTGGAAGTGGCTTttgaggcctcatatatgctcaagccacacctagtgagaccacttcctgttgcctgcatgagatgtagaactctcagttatctctccagcaccatgcatgcAGCCATGTCCCAAcagtgataatggactgaacctctgaattgtaagccacctaattaaatgtcttcctttatcatcatcatggcgtctcttcacagaaatagacaTCCTAACTAAGGCAGAAATTGGTatcagggactggggtattgctatgATAGGCTGGGCCTTGTTTTAATTTGGAATAATATGGACTTTGTGaatttgggttaggaaagcaatggaatcctttaagcactgcttaatgggccatactagtaggagcaagGAAGATAGTggtgctaagagttatttgagTCGTGGGAGCCTGACTCAAGGGGTTTCAGAGGaggaaaatattaatatgtagcctagagattgttcttgtgatattttagtgaagaatgtgactgctttttGACCTTGTccgaagagtctgcctgaggcatAAATGAAGAGATGAGGATTAATTCTCTTGGCAGAGGATATCTTgaaacagcctagtattgactctgtGGTGTAGTTATTACTAGCTCTCTTATAAAGATTTACAATGAagaggagcaagctgagcaaggaaaaatatttaaggagaaaaggagcaccagaaagTGGACCTCAGGACGAGATCCCACCCAGTTAAGCTTTCAATTTGTGAAATGGAATTAAAGAAAGCTtagagctggatgtggtggcacatgcctttaatcccagcactgggaaggcagagggtggcagatctctgagtttgaggccagcctggtctatagatccaatttcaggtcagccaagcttaggcaatgaaggaaatcatcaaaaccagaaagttggtgaagatgtaaCTGAATGAGGGAGCCTTTTCCAGCTTCAATAAGCAGTAGAACTTGGCaacttcagccacatggttctctCTGGCTTTAGAAAAAAAGGAGCCATGGAATTTGCCTCTGCATCTAAGGAAAGCCGATGAGGCCAAGCATCTGTCAGGGTGTCCCTGAATGAAGGCCCAGAGAggtcattgtgtgaagctgtgaaattgATGACTGGATTgcattggagaccccaagatgctgGAGATGCCAGAGGCGTGCGCTACCTACCTgtcaaggaaagctgctaacagggagtggaaccagcccaggagagagaagtgtgttgcagttaacaaagctgaaaggagttagagatctgaagagcattttagtatcagacatggagatgcagagtttggagtttgcccagcagATTTTTTGTCTTGCTTGGTCTAATATTTTCTCACtgtgctcccttccctatgttttggaatggtaatgtatatcctatgatattatatgttggaagtatgtgatctgctttttgatccTGACTTACAGTTAAGGGaatgcatgaatctcagaagacacTTTGAACTTTTTTAACCTGTGAGTACAAGtgagtgcctgcatgtatatctgtgcattacatgcatgcctggtactcacagaggccagaaaagaacatcagaccccctggaattAGGGCTACAGATAGTtgtaactgccatgtgggtgctgttaATGCAACCCAAGTCTCcttggagagcagccagtgtgaaCCACTGAGCCACCGCTCGAATCCTTTTTGGATTCTCTGTTGGGTTACTTACCCTGAAGAAAGCTAAAGGCAGATTTTCAGGAGACTCAAGCACAGCAGAGAGACATGGAGAGTTCAGTCGCTGGGATCAAAGGTCCCTGACGATAGCTGACAGAAGCCAAGGCCTTTGCCATCAGGCCAGTAAGTCAACATCTAAATGGCAACTTCAATCAACCTCCCAACAACTGCAGTACTACTGCCCTTGCCAGTGTTTTGACCAAAGCATCCAGCTAAACTAACCCCAAATTCCTAACCAACAGAAGCAAAGAGGGAAACTTGTTATCTGGCAATACTTAGCGTTACTTAAAATATAATGCCAATTAGGgcatgagaaaaaaatacaagggCATAATTACTCAGTTTTTATTCTGTGCTCTGCATATCCTGATAgctttactatattttatttttaaattgtatttatttcaaGCATTTTGCCTGTGtaaatgtatgtgcaccatgtgtgtgcctagtgcctgaggTCAGAAGTtgaattctctggaactggagttacaaatggctgagaacctgggtcctctgcaggaacaagaagtgctcttaacagctgagccaactCTACAGCCCACATACTGGTATCTTTACCTGAACTGCCTGAAGTAACTCCATTTTGTCCTAGTTTATCTAACGCCATCTAACtgctccccagcaccacatcCTGCGGAGCAGGAGCAGAACGCTCTCATGCAGCTTCCGGAGGTTCATTGTtttacaacagaaaacaaattgttTTTACAAACTGACGCcccacccaccctcccacccccccacccccgcccaaaCAGATATCCTACCCCACCCTC
This DNA window, taken from Cricetulus griseus strain 17A/GY chromosome 2, alternate assembly CriGri-PICRH-1.0, whole genome shotgun sequence, encodes the following:
- the LOC100756398 gene encoding cytochrome c oxidase assembly factor 7; translated protein: MAGLVDFQDEEQVKSFLENMKVECHYQCYREKDPDGCYRLVDYLEGIQKNFDEAAKVLKFNCEDNGHSDSCYKLGAYYVTGKGGLTQDLKAASACFLMACEKPGKKSVESCHNVGLLAHDGQINEDGQPDLRKARDYYTRACDGNYAASCFNLSTMFLQGAPGFPKDMGLACKYSMKACDLGHVWACANASRMYKLGDGVDKDEAKAEMLKNRAQQLHKEQQKNVQPVTFG